A stretch of the Corvus moneduloides isolate bCorMon1 chromosome 8, bCorMon1.pri, whole genome shotgun sequence genome encodes the following:
- the MKI67 gene encoding proliferation marker protein Ki-67 isoform X2 produces MFNGQRSNLGAFVSPSADPARGKAKRVPLSGAACRGQKGSVLSLSHGCCRQARAAAAAPVRLSARLPGGSVSVPGGGIQPWWGGEWGVQCEVSGAGARAREGLSRRRAVPGARGGARRTPPHGAPQGSDRSRFEYPLQSTLKKRRSRSPKDETLQQVAGVELLHKQTSGAKSLDASDNAECEEKNANENKRTPEENLPEAFPVKLRTPKSSRRVHHVLKKQNEVSPFSKLYENLKNELKVEKPLHRGSASQQAAKGDPGSVLPEPNAPISSLSHLSDLGGLTKGKETGRREDIEECTIVRREEGNSSGFNKQLSAVGRTPRKSFTRSPRTPISKVVPGDTSQSPLQDPKELGTPGRCKHSAVTPKPSKENHRNSLVSLQQCSIERLDCPAKGTICSPTPPTPSAAEGGKCVLSTPTPRRKSPRSLFVSPPKEASGMNPGNSETPRTPRRGSLKLKSLPEIPAGAPEEDSVCRIDSTQLPLPEDKCLKQRRNSKQQTPGKPVQEVLKEIWDQANLDNSASLSNSKSPRRNSRQSKNFLDKSVHSEARASEGIMASPAAQTPGSGRKRGRPRTSGMLTETALETNAGQEHHDSSRKASGTPAELGVEGYHQNQDLEDASAATPRRPSAKRRSGSAAELKVTEPGSETKTPGLLNGEDSGKTKRIPQKRRSGEMLPQTSGKRKRVSFGGHLSPELFDKSLPPNSPLKRGALPARQSLPYGNSPRAVLKKAQGLKHLVDQEEKRSPKNSPAQQSPGASFSPSGKATPKVPSGSPAPFRKGRFSISQPPTPFPIAEEKDAGAEDVDPKERSGVQGKTLKSCPAAQDAKAFATVTPTKSNRSAQLGLKGTAMKSRGGAVAVITAKRRSGASSANLLVAKSWAEVVKLGVARPQSKIAKKSVRKGRPLKRINHPPKTPEKKIKDNFSTGHAESPATIVVGRAYSTTIRSAGHIPKVVKNPMLKLSMDMDESFTGVPEMFQTPKNQDGRTLSLAAAQNAEFTPLCAAGDISDLHTPEESGEMMVSPLNNSDASEQKQESSGIFHFLREESSPSVFDEIATKTPEKRKAMHEDDVDSLAVIPEKPPSLVKSGSKRRTPKQELEPVEVMSGKRKILRTPVQRSEPGEVLSGIKRLMKTPKQKTKPVEALSGIKRLMKTPKQKTKPVEALSGIKRLMKTPKQKTKPVEALSGIKRLMKTPKQKTKPVEALSGIRQLLKTPDQKLEPVEALSGIRQLLKTPDQKLEPVEALSGIRQLLKTPDQKLEPVEALSGIRQLLKTPDQKLEPVEALSGIRQLLKTPDQKLEPVEALSGIRHLMRTPQQELEPASDEIALQRLLETPAESREAIKGVPGVTSTKRARKLKSQPVEDMVGISRIFQTPKEKTEPIENMFGISRLMKSPKEKYQPVEDFVGLQRLMAEPRQKSADSEVDYAGVTEMFGTPEEMKVRPVNAMDSQEEITLPGSNSGHKHEKKGKVSQGEGFQQKDSTGEEQPAQRPRRGRPRKALPPATEKLCENGVNLKELWSPDTQEEMRVITPENKGRGRKTKHCIQEVVPKHPDWEGLDIVASVEPPGAAQRPGRGKRKEAKESKHLNRNLESCVEDSSVLQKAAADTKQDLQDCGICDVSETEGDPGTKTDPGNIQNEICQLQTGSNEPDSKANDSGIEDSEEVLLSPRRKRRGAENTEPVIPPKRGRQPPKKGRQPRNDQGKAASPAELHGATRKLRKDPSPKVTQRQEQTCDKAPEAVTAQKSENGTKLELKATETRVKSFRSTRNRKHSAEMKADARGVALENTPQKTEETSAETDAETQSHVKNEMKGSQGCETENAQENTTEAARRLKAESPSAETNKMPVSAQNLETNRARNRRGKKDSLEQKADELTENVNSLKPIPPKFNSEAEVDESSLQSSLGSVCVNAGQARKDQPSPGATAVPAAGSASPAQRRTRNERGIIKAKQTEIVQENPAQRNAVMCRRGRGKKVNFQLEESSSKVVEGKSLPEEDEGMTDKGNQHENSESPPSQVRRGRRKQLDSMPQIASPTFVEKQTLSADHSKDEAVQEQESALEAAPSSTEDNPPRRGRRCEVAAASQTRSPSVRTRRGVLQGDGKKMAEREDENPALGNKTVQAKVNTSARDRRKKMDPAAEAKSSAPLQRKCGLLETKDEGTHEEQSVPLEAVSCAKEKPPGRGRRKETALASRTANSISLRGKRGLPAGDEEAPKEEQNVPLETCDPPGKENQLRRGRRKEIAPSVQGKQGLSKQSGRKNNSREAKRSLDNSLSQENRDLSEGGSRQATTSLALSPTSCQGLPEDGKDGIPEEQSKLVEVAPPAKENPSRVGRKKTTSSTCEETTSTSLRGKPNLPRGRGQKRILKESEDASPQNNPCQGRTRQLRNNRRKVEFTLEAATSTSLRKSSDLPENGSTLETQDLSGTSTGSEENQSEKGREGEPAPQAAPPSRRRKCQLPAEDVAPKRLKSGSDENGSLQKGRRNKTKELGEEDARAAQSTGGMDRKTRSSRRTQK; encoded by the exons ATGTTCAACGGTCAACGAAGCAACCTAGGTGCGTTCGTTTCTCCTTCCGCCGATCCGGCACGGGGTAAAGCTAAAAGAGTCCCTCTGTCCGGTGCCGCTTGTCGCGGCCAGAAGGGCTCGGTGCTGTCCCTCAGCCACGGCTGCTGCCGGCaggcgcgggcggcggctgccgCTCCTGTCCGTCTGTCTGCGCGGCTCCCGGGGGGTTCCGTTTCGGTGCCTGGCGGAGGAATACAGCCGTGGTGGGGAGGGGAATGGGGCGTTCAGTGCGAGGTCTCGGGGGCCGGCGCGCGCGCGCGGGAAGGGCTCAGTCGGCGTCGCGCCGTGCCGGGAGCGCGGGGGGGGGCGCGTCGGACGCCGCCGCACGGGGCCCCTCAGGGCTCTGACAGATCCAG gtTTGAATATCCTCTGCAATCAACTCTGAAAAAGAGGCGTTCCAGGTCTCCAAAAGATGAAACTCTGCAG CAGGTGGCAGGAGTGGAATTATTACACAAACAAACTTCAGGAGCTAAAAGTCTTGATGCTTCAG ATAATGCTGagtgtgaagagaaaaatgccaATGAAAATAAACGAACTCCAGAGGAAAATCTTCCTGAAGCTTTCCCCGTCAAACTCCGAACACCCAAATCTTCACGGAGAGTACATCATgttcttaaaaagcaaaatgaagtgTCCCCCTTTAGTAAACTCTATGAAAACCTGAAGAATGAGCTGAAAGTGGAAAAACCTCTGCACAGGGGAAGTGCCTCTCAACAAGCTGCAAAAGGAGACCCTGGGAGTGTTCTGCCAGAACCAAATGCTCCCATTTCATCCCTGAGTCATCTTTCTGATCTGGGTGGCCTGactaaaggaaaggaaacaggcAGAAGGGAAGATATTGAAGAATGTACAATTGtaagaagagaagaaggaaacagCTCAGGATTTAATAAGCAGCTGTCAGCTGTAGGAAGAACTCCTAGAAAGAGTTTTACCAGGAGTCCTCGAACTCCCATTTCAAAGGTGGTGCCAGGAGATACCAGTCAGAGTCCTTTGCAGGATCCTAAGGAATTAGGGACACCAGGCAGATGCAAACATTCTGCTGTTACACCCAAACCCAGCAAGGAGAACCACAGGAATTCCCTGGtttcactgcagcagtgctCCATAGAAAGGTTGGATTGTCCAGCTAAAGGGACAATATGCAGCCCCACACCGCCCACCCCCAGCGCTGCTGAAGGAGGTAAATGTGTGCTGTCCACACCAACGCCCAGGAGGAAGAGTCCTCGGTCTCTGTTTGTGTCACCTCCCAAAGAAGCCAGTGGAATGAATCCTGGAAATTCAGAGACTCCAAGAACCCCACGGCGTGGGTCCTTGAAATTGAAGTCTCTTCCAGAAATCCCAGCTGGAGCTCCAGAGGAAGATTCAGTGTGCAGAATTGATAGCACACAACTGCCTTTGCCAGAAGACAAATGCTTAAAGCAAAGACGAAACAGCAAACAACAAACACCAGGAAAACCTGTCCAAGAAGTGCTGAAAGAAATCTGGGATCAGGCAAACCTGGATAACTCTGCCTCTCTCTCTAATTCCAAGAGTCCCAGAAGAAACAGCAGGCAAAGTAAAAATTTCTTGGACAAAAGTGTCCATTCAGAGGCACGAGCTTCAGAAGGGATAATggcatctcctgctgctcagacaCCTGGctctggaaggaaaagggggaggcCAAGGACCTCTGGAATGCTGACTGAAACAGCACTGGAGACAAATGCTGGTCAGGAACATCATGATTCAAGCAGAAAAGCCAGTGGaactccagcagagctgggcgTGGAGGGGTATCACCAAAACCAGGATTTGGAAGATGCCAGTGCTGCAACACCTCGGAGACCATCAGCCAAGAGAAGGTCTGGAAGTGCTGCTGAGCTCAAAGTCACTGAGCCTGGCTCAGAAACTAAAACTCCTGGCCTCTTGAATGGAGAAGATTCAG GCAAGACAAAAAGAATCCCTCAGAAGAGGAGGAGTGGTGAGATGCTCCCTCAAACTTcgggaaaaagaaaaagagtgtCTTTTGGTGGTCATCTGAGTCCAGAACTCTTTGATAAAAGTTTGCCTCCCAACTCTCCCTTGAAAAGAGGAGCTCTCCCTGCCAGGCAGAGTTTACCCTACGGAAACTCTCCTCGGGCTGTGCTCAAAAAGGCTCAGGGGTTGAAGCACTTGGTAGATCAG gaagaaaaaaggtcacccaaaaattccccagcccagcagtcTCCAGGTGCCTCATTCTCTCCCTCAGGGAAGGCAACACCCAAAGTTCCTTCAggctctccagcccctttcaGGAAAGGGCGtttctccatctcccagcccccCACACCATTCCCAATTGCAGAGGAGAAGGATGCTGGTGCTGAAGATGTGGATCCAAAGGAGAGAAGTGGTGTCCaagggaaaacactgaaatcttgtcctgctgcccaggaTGCCAAAGCCTTTGCGACAGTGACACCCACCAAGTCAAACAGAAGTGCCCAGCTGGGTTTGAAGGGCACTGCCATGAAGAGCAGAGGTGGAGCTGTGGCTGTTATCACTGCCAAGAGGAGAAGTGGTGCCTCCAGTGCCAATTTATTAG TTGCAAAATCTTGGGCTGAAGTGGTAAAATTGGGAGTTGCAAGACCACAGTCAAAGATTGCTAAAAAAAGTGTCCGTAAAGGAAGACCCTTGAAGAGGATAAACCACCCACCAAAG ActccagagaagaaaataaaagataactTCAGCACGGGTCATGCAGAGTCACCTGCTACTATAGTTGTAGGTAGAGCTTATTCCACCACAATCAGATCTGCTGGACACATCCCTAAAGTGGTAAAAAATCCCATGCTGAAGCTCAGCATGGATATGGATGAAAGCTTCACAG GAGTGCCTGAAATGTTTCAAACTCCGAAAAATCAGGATGGAAGAACATTATCTTTGGCTGCTGCTCAGAATGCTGAGTTCACACCACTGTGTGCTGCAGGGGACATTTCTGACTTGCACACTCCTGAGGAATCTG GAGAGATGATGGTGTCACCATTAAATAATTCAGATGCTTCAGAACAGAAGCAAGAGAGTTCAGGCATATTCCACTTTCTGAGAGAGGAGTCATCTCCATCCGTGTTTGATGAAATAGCCACAAAAActcctgaaaaaagaaaagctatgcATGAAGATGATGTGGATAGTTTGGCAGTAATTCCAGAAAAACCACCATCTCTGGTGAAATCAGGAAGTAAAAGGAGGACTCCAAAGCAGGAGTTGGAGCCAGTTGAGGTCATGTCAGgcaaaaggaagattttaagGACCCCCGTGCAAAGGTCAGAACCGGGAGAGGTTTTGTCAGGTATCAAGAGGCTCATGAAGACCCCAAAGCAGAAGACAAAGCCTGTAGAGGCTTTGTCAGGTATCAAGAGGCTCATGAAGACCCCAAAGCAGAAGACAAAGCCTGTAGAGGCTTTGTCAGGTATCAAGAGGCTCATGAAGACCCCAAAGCAGAAGACAAAGCCTGTAGAGGCTTTGTCAGGTATCAAGAGGCTCATGAAGACCCCAAAGCAGAAGACGAAGCCTGTAGAGGCTTTGTCAGGCATCAGACAGCTCTTGAAGACCCCAGATCAGAAATTGGAGCCTGTAGAGGCTTTGTCAGGCATCAGACAGCTCTTGAAGACCCCAGATCAGAAATTGGAGCCTGTAGAGGCTTTGTCAGGCATCAGACAGCTCTTGAAGACCCCAGATCAGAAATTGGAGCCTGTAGAGGCTTTGTCAGGCATCAGACAGCTCTTGAAGACCCCAGATCAGAAATTGGAGCCTGTAGAGGCTTTGTCAGGCATCAGACAGCTCTTGAAGACCCCAGATCAGAAATTGGAGCCTGTAGAGGCTTTGTCAGGCATCAGGCATCTCATGAGGACCCCACAGCAAGAGTTGGAACCAGCCTCAGATGAAATTGCCTTGCAGAGGTTGCTGGAGACtccagcagagagcagggaagcCATAAAAGGTGTGCCAGGTGTGACTTCAACCAAGAGGGCCCGAAAGCTGAAATCCCAGCCCGTGGAGGACATGGTTGGGATCAGCCGCATTTTCCAGACGCCAAAGGAGAAAACTGAGCCCATAGAAAACATGTTTGGAATTAGCAGATTAATGAAGTCTCCTAAAGAGAAATATCAACCAGTTGAGGATTTTGTGGGGCTGCAAAGGCTCATGGCAGAACCCAGGCAGAAATCTGCTGATTCTGAAGTGGACTATGCTGGAGTGACAGAAATGTTTGGTACCCCAGAGGAAATGAAG GTCAGACCAGTAAATGCTATGGATTCTCAGGAAGAAATTACACTTCCTGGTTCTAATTCTGGTCATAAACATG aaaagaaaggaaaagtttcCCAAGGCGAAGGTTTTCAACAGAAGGACTCAACTGGTGAAGAGCAGCCTGCCCAGAGACCAAGAAGGGGCAGACCAAGGAaggctctgcctcctgctaCAGAAAAGCTGTGTGAAAATGGTGTGAATTTAAAGGAATTATGGAGTCCTGATACCCAGGAGGAGATGAGAGTGATCACACCTGAAAataagggaagaggaaggaagacaAAACATTGCATACAAGAAGTTGTTCCAAAGCACCCTGATTGGGAAGGGCTTGACATTGTTGCATCTGTAGAAccacctggagctgctcagagaCCGGGTAGAGGTAAAAGGAAAGAGGCGAAGGAGTCAAAACATCTGAACAGAAATCTTGAGTCTTGTGTTGAAGATTCTTCAGTGCtacaaaaagcagctgcagataCCAAACAGGATCTGCAGGACTGTGGCATCTGTGATGTGTCAGAAACTGAAGGTGATCCAGGCACAAAGACAGAccctggaaacattcagaaTGAAATTTGTCAGCTGCAAACAGGTTCCAATGAACCTGATAGCAAAGCTAATGACAGTGGGATAGAGGACAGTGAAGAAGTGCTCCTGTCACCGAGGAGGAAGCgcagaggagcagagaacaCAGAACCAGTGATTCCACCCAAAAGAGGGAGGCAACCACCTAAAAAAGGGAGGCAACCAAGGAATGACCAAGGTaaagcagcttctccagcagaactTCATGGAGCAACCAGAAAGCTTCGTAAAGACCCATCCCCAAAAGTTACACAAAGACAGGAACAGACTTGTGACAAAGCTCCTGAGGCTGTCACAgcacaaaaatctgaaaatggcACTAAACTTGAACTAAAGGCAACAGAGACAAGAGTTAAATCTTTTAGAAGTACTAGAAACAGAAAGCACtcagctgaaatgaaagcagatgCTCGTGGGGTCGCGCTTGAAAATACACCTCAGAAAACTGAGGAAACATCAGCTGAAACTGATGCTGAAACACAATCCCACGTGAAAAATGAGATGAAAGGCTCTCAGGgatgtgaaacagaaaatgctcAGGAAAATACAACAGAGGCAGCTCGAAGATTAAAGGCAGAGTCACCTTCTGCAGAGACAAACAAAATGCCAGTCAGTGCTCAGAACTTGGAAACAAACAGGGCTAGAAACAGAAGAGGCAAAAAAGACTCTTTGGAGCAAAAAGCTGATGAACTTACTGAAAATGTGAACAGCCTAAAACCAATTCCTCCCAAATTTAACTCAGAAGCAGAAGTGGATGAATCTTCTCTCCAGAGTTCCTTGGGCTCTGTTTGTGTCAATGCAGGCCAAGCCAGGAAggaccagcccagcccaggtgccacagcagtccctgctgcaggcagtgccagTCCTGCTCAAAGGAGGACGAGAAATGAACGGGGAATaattaaagcaaagcaaactgaAATCGTGCAGGAGAATCCAGCACAAAGAAATGCAGTGATGTGTCGAAGAGGAAGAGgtaaaaaagttaattttcagCTTGAAGAAAGCAGTTCCAAAGTGGTTGAAGGAAAAAGTTTACCTGAGGAAGATGAAGGGATGACTGACAAAGGTAATCAACATGAGAATTCTGAAAGTCCTCCTTCACAGGtaaggaggggcaggagaaagCAACTTGATTCCATGCCACAGATAGCTAGTCCTACCTTtgtggaaaaacaaacattaagTGCAGACCATAGCAAAGATGAGGCTGTACAGGAGCAGGAATCAGCTTTGGAAGCTGCTCCCTCTTCAACAGAAGACAATCCACCGCGACGGGGGAGGAGATGCGAGGTGGCTGCAGCGTCACAGACCAGATCTCCTTCTGTCAGAACGAGGCGTGGGGTGCTGCAAGGGGATGGTAAAAAGATGGCagagagagaagatgaaaatccagctctggggaATAAAACTGTGCAGGCAAAAGTGAATACATCAGCaagggacaggaggaaaaagatggatccagcagcagaggcaaaAAGTTCAGCTCCTCTCCAGAGAAAATGTGGCTTGTTGGAGACTAAAGATGAGGGTACTCATGAAGAACAAAGTGTGCCTTTGGAAGCAGTGTCCTGTGCAAAGGAGAAGCCACCAGGAAggggcagaaggaaagaaactgcTCTGGCATCACGCACAGCCAATTCCATCTCTCTTCGAGGGAAACGCGGTTTGCCGGCAGGTGATGAAGAAGCTCCCAAAGAAGAGCAAAATGTTCCCTTAGAAACTTGTGATccacctggaaaagaaaatcaactgagaagaggcagaaggaaagaaattgcCCCCTCTGTTCAGGGAAAACAGGGCCTGTCAAAACAAAGTGGTAGGAAAAATAACAGTAGGGAAGCAAAACGGAGTTTGGACAATTCTCTTTCCCAAGAAAACAGGGATCTTTCAGAAGGGGGCTCAAGGCAAGCAACCACTTCACTGGCTCTTAGCCCCACCTCATGTCAAGGTTTGCCAGAAGATGGTAAGGATGGAATTCCTGAAGAACAAAGTAAACTTGTGGAAGTAGCTCCACCTGCAAAAGAAAATCCATCCAGAGtgggcaggaagaaaacaacttCTTCTACTTGTGAAGAAACAACTTCCACTTCTCTTAGGGGAAAACCCAACCTGCCCAGAGGCAGAGGTCAGAAGAGGATTCTTAAAGAAAGTGAAGATGCATCTCCACAGAATAATCCATGCCAGGGAAGAACAAGGCAACTGAGGAATAACAGGAGGAAGGTGGAATTCACCTTAGAGGCAGCTACTTCTACTTCTCTCCGTAAAAGCAGTGACTTGCCAGAAAATGGAAGCACTCTGGAAACTCAGGATTTGAGTGGGACATCCACTGGCTCTGAAGAGAATCAGTCTGAAAAAGGCCGGGAGGGTGAGCCTGCTCCACAGGCAGCCCCCCCTTCTCGCAGAAGGAAatgccagctgccagcagaggaTGTGGCACCCAAGAGATTAAAATCAG GGAGTGATGAAAATGGATCCctacaaaaaggaagaagaaacaaaactaaagaaCTTGGAGAAGAGGATGCAAGGGCAGCTCAGAGCACTGGAGGGATGGACAGGAAGACAAGGTCCAGcagaagaacacagaaataG